A genomic region of Phocoena sinus isolate mPhoSin1 chromosome 18, mPhoSin1.pri, whole genome shotgun sequence contains the following coding sequences:
- the LOC116743168 gene encoding eukaryotic translation initiation factor 4E-like → MPTVEPETTPTPNPPPTEEEKTESNQEVANTEHYIKHPLQNRWALWFFKNKNKSKSWQANLRLISKFDTVEDFWTLYNHIQLSSNLMPGCDYSLFKDGIVPMWEDEKNKRGGRWLITLNKQQRRSDLHRFWLETLLCLTGESFDDYSDDVCGAVVNVRAKGDKIAMWTTECENREAVTHIGRGYKERLGLPPKIVIAYQSHADTATKSGSTTKNRFVV, encoded by the exons ATGCCGACTGTGGAACCGGAAACCACCCCTACTCCTAATCCCCCACctacagaagaagagaaaacagaatctaATCAGGAGGTTGCTAACACAGAACACTATATTAAACATCCTTTACAGAACAGATGGGCActctggttttt taaaaataaaaataaaagcaaaagttggCAAGCAAACCTTCGGCTGATCTCTAAGTTTGATACTGTTGAGGACTTTTGGACTCTGTACAACCATATCCAGTTGTCTAGTAATTTAATGCCTGGCTGTGACTACTCACTTTTTAAGGATGGTATTGTGCCTATGtgggaagatgagaaaaacaaacgAGGAGGACGATGGCTAATTACATTGAACAAACAGCAGAGACGAAGTGACCTCCATCGCTTTTGGCTAGAGACACTGCTGTGTCTTACTGGAGAGTCTTTTGATGACTACAGCGATGACGTATGTGGAGCTGTGGTTAATGTTAGAGCTAAAGGTGATAAAATAGCAATGTGGACTACTGAATGTGAAAACAGAGAAGCAGTTACACATATAGGGAGGGGATACAAGGAAAGGTTAGGACTTCCTCCAAAGATAGTGATTGCTTACCAGTCCCACGCAGACACAGCTACTAAGAGCGGCTCCACCACTAAAAATAGGTTTGTTGTTTAA